Proteins encoded by one window of Chromobacterium violaceum ATCC 12472:
- a CDS encoding peptidase U32 family protein produces MSLLPHQVELLSPAKTAEIGREAILHGADAVYIGGPSFGARHNACNSVEDIAGLTAFAHRYHARIFATLNTILHDAELEGARKLIWQLYDAGVDALIIQDMGILQMDLPPIQLHASTQCDIRDADKARFLSDAGFSQIVLARELTIPQIRNIADRVADSATIEYFIHGALCVAFSGQCYISHADTGRSANRGDCSQACRLPYTLTDEKGGVVAFDKHLLSMKDNNQSANLEALLDAGVRSLKIEGRYKDVSYVKNITAHYRLLLDEIFERRPELAPAASGSSEIYFTPDPDKTFHRGATDYFATGRKQDIGAFDSPKFVGVGLGTVHKVGDGWLEIATTEQMSNGDGINFMKKREVVGMQLNTVKQVGKAEGGLLVWRCEPNDPAALAGLKPGVDISRNRDHAWELALLKKSAERRVGVWAALSETADGLELSYTDADGCSASARAELALVPAKDAARAEQSLRDAAAKLGNTMFQAHDVSLSLSQPWFVPASVINGLRRDAVEKLEAARAAAWVRPERKAAVEPPPIFPQKELSYLANVYNALAWDFYKRHGVEVIAPAYEAHQEEGEVSLMITKHCLRFSYNLCPKQAKGVKGVMGQVRADPMILKSGDETYTLKFECRPCEMHVMGKMKKHILKSPPPSEIPASAPMTFFRQRP; encoded by the coding sequence ATGAGCCTGCTGCCGCACCAAGTCGAACTGCTGTCGCCCGCCAAAACCGCCGAAATCGGCCGCGAAGCCATCCTGCATGGCGCCGACGCGGTGTACATCGGCGGGCCGTCGTTCGGCGCGCGCCACAACGCCTGCAACAGCGTGGAGGACATCGCCGGGCTGACCGCCTTCGCCCACCGCTACCACGCGCGCATCTTCGCCACGCTCAACACCATCCTGCACGACGCCGAGCTGGAAGGCGCGCGCAAGCTGATCTGGCAACTGTACGACGCCGGAGTGGACGCGCTGATCATCCAGGATATGGGCATCCTGCAGATGGACCTGCCGCCTATCCAGCTGCACGCATCCACCCAGTGCGACATCCGAGACGCCGACAAGGCGCGCTTCCTGTCCGACGCCGGCTTCAGCCAGATCGTGCTGGCGCGCGAGCTGACCATCCCGCAGATCCGCAACATCGCCGATCGCGTGGCGGACAGCGCCACCATCGAATACTTCATCCACGGCGCGCTGTGCGTGGCCTTCTCCGGCCAGTGCTACATCAGCCACGCCGACACCGGCCGCAGCGCCAACCGCGGCGACTGCTCGCAGGCCTGCAGACTGCCGTACACCCTGACCGACGAAAAGGGCGGCGTGGTGGCTTTCGACAAGCACCTGCTGTCCATGAAGGACAACAACCAGAGCGCCAACCTGGAGGCGCTGCTGGACGCCGGCGTGCGGTCCTTGAAGATAGAAGGCCGCTACAAGGACGTGTCCTACGTCAAGAACATCACCGCCCATTACCGCCTGCTGCTGGACGAGATCTTCGAGCGCCGTCCGGAACTGGCGCCGGCCGCTAGCGGCAGCAGCGAAATCTACTTCACGCCGGATCCGGACAAGACTTTCCATCGCGGCGCCACCGATTATTTCGCCACCGGCCGCAAGCAGGACATCGGCGCCTTCGATTCGCCGAAGTTCGTCGGCGTCGGCCTGGGCACCGTGCACAAGGTCGGCGACGGCTGGCTGGAAATCGCCACGACTGAACAGATGTCCAACGGCGACGGCATCAACTTCATGAAGAAGCGCGAAGTGGTGGGCATGCAGCTCAACACCGTCAAGCAGGTGGGCAAGGCCGAGGGCGGGCTCTTGGTGTGGCGCTGCGAGCCCAACGACCCGGCGGCGCTGGCTGGCCTCAAGCCAGGCGTCGACATCAGCCGCAACCGCGACCACGCCTGGGAGCTGGCGCTGCTGAAGAAATCGGCCGAGCGCCGCGTCGGCGTCTGGGCCGCGCTGTCGGAAACCGCCGACGGTCTGGAGCTGAGCTACACCGACGCCGACGGCTGCAGCGCCAGCGCCCGCGCCGAGCTGGCGTTGGTACCGGCCAAGGACGCCGCCCGCGCCGAGCAAAGCCTGCGCGACGCCGCCGCCAAGCTGGGCAACACCATGTTCCAGGCGCACGACGTGTCGCTGAGCCTGTCCCAGCCGTGGTTCGTGCCGGCCTCGGTGATCAACGGCCTGCGCCGCGACGCCGTGGAAAAACTGGAAGCCGCGCGCGCCGCCGCCTGGGTCCGCCCCGAGCGCAAGGCCGCCGTCGAGCCGCCGCCGATCTTCCCGCAGAAGGAGCTCAGCTATCTGGCCAACGTCTACAACGCGCTGGCCTGGGACTTCTACAAGCGGCACGGCGTGGAAGTGATAGCGCCGGCCTATGAGGCGCACCAGGAAGAAGGCGAGGTCAGCCTGATGATCACCAAGCACTGCCTGCGCTTCTCCTACAATCTGTGCCCGAAGCAGGCCAAGGGGGTGAAGGGCGTGATGGGCCAGGTGCGCGCCGATCCGATGATCCTGAAGTCCGGCGACGAGACCTACACGCTGAAGTTCGAATGCCGGCCTTGCGAGATGCACGTGATGGGCAAGATGAAGAAGCACATTCTCAAATCCCCGCCGCCGAGCGAGATTCCGGCTTCGGCGCCGATGACTTTCTTCAGGCAGCGGCCGTAG
- a CDS encoding DUF7661 family protein: protein MQTYRFNVYGHIVVAERHGSGWRAFLPDNDGKRRPADFVIPDWVTEDGLAQYLEDLFHENATPRNGDVTPLD, encoded by the coding sequence ATGCAAACGTATCGATTCAACGTCTACGGCCATATCGTGGTGGCGGAGCGGCATGGCTCCGGCTGGCGGGCCTTTTTGCCCGACAACGACGGCAAGCGCCGGCCCGCCGATTTCGTCATTCCGGACTGGGTGACGGAAGACGGCCTGGCCCAGTATCTGGAAGACCTGTTTCACGAGAACGCGACGCCGCGCAACGGCGATGTGACGCCGCTGGATTGA
- a CDS encoding MAPEG family protein, whose product MIYPMFALVLLTIFVGVRLGAARFANARSGKVKGSYYRLMQGDAPPDGELKLARNFSNLFETPVLFHVFGAIVIAKNLAAPLPLALAWSYVALRAVHTAIHLSYNHPIHRFLAFLASNILLLAMWVWLAVVL is encoded by the coding sequence ATGATCTATCCGATGTTCGCTTTGGTGCTGCTGACCATTTTCGTCGGCGTCCGCCTCGGCGCCGCCCGCTTCGCCAATGCCCGCTCGGGGAAGGTGAAGGGCAGCTATTACCGGCTGATGCAGGGCGACGCGCCGCCGGACGGCGAATTGAAGCTGGCGCGCAATTTCTCCAATCTGTTCGAGACGCCGGTGCTGTTCCACGTGTTCGGCGCCATCGTCATCGCCAAGAACCTGGCCGCGCCGCTGCCCCTGGCGCTGGCCTGGAGCTATGTCGCGCTGCGCGCGGTCCACACCGCCATCCATCTTTCCTACAACCATCCGATCCACCGCTTCCTGGCCTTCCTGGCGTCCAACATCCTGCTGCTGGCGATGTGGGTCTGGCTGGCGGTGGTGCTGTAA
- a CDS encoding LysR family transcriptional regulator, with protein sequence MTIREKDFRGVDLNLLVTLAVLLRERSVSRAAACLHLGQPAVSGALGRLRELFDDELLVRVPQGMAPTARALALQGQLTPLLEQLQTLLFAEPAFEPACSARAFSLGMSDWVEIWLAPKLLPRLRALAPGLSVALEAVDPFSGSAMLEQGRMELGVSVFAPGPAWQHTRPLRSMGFAVVYHPERLPLPSPLTLDDYLAREHALVSYRGARQGIVDRMLAEKGLSRVVSHTTARFASLPPLLKALPLLATVPAALAEEWAEAHGLRVSPPPIDIPPFTVSLIRHAASGGDPGLDWLEEQIIAIAGQ encoded by the coding sequence ATGACTATCAGGGAAAAAGATTTCCGCGGCGTGGACCTGAACCTGCTGGTCACGCTCGCCGTGCTGCTGCGCGAGCGCAGCGTGTCGCGCGCCGCCGCCTGCCTGCACTTGGGCCAGCCGGCGGTCAGCGGCGCGCTGGGCCGGCTGCGCGAGCTGTTCGACGACGAATTGCTGGTGCGGGTGCCGCAAGGCATGGCGCCCACCGCCCGGGCGCTGGCCTTGCAAGGCCAACTGACCCCCTTGCTGGAACAGCTGCAGACGCTGCTGTTCGCCGAGCCCGCGTTCGAGCCGGCCTGTTCCGCGCGCGCGTTCTCGCTGGGCATGAGCGACTGGGTGGAGATCTGGCTGGCGCCTAAGCTATTGCCCCGGCTGCGCGCGCTGGCGCCCGGCCTGAGCGTCGCGCTGGAAGCCGTCGACCCGTTCAGCGGCAGCGCGATGCTGGAGCAGGGCCGGATGGAGCTGGGGGTGTCGGTGTTCGCGCCCGGCCCGGCCTGGCAACACACCAGGCCGCTGCGCTCGATGGGCTTCGCCGTCGTCTACCACCCTGAACGGCTGCCGCTGCCGTCGCCGCTGACGCTGGACGACTACCTCGCGCGCGAGCACGCGCTGGTCAGCTACCGCGGCGCGCGCCAAGGCATCGTCGACCGGATGCTGGCCGAAAAGGGTCTGTCCCGCGTCGTCAGCCACACCACCGCCCGCTTCGCCTCGCTGCCGCCGTTGCTGAAAGCCCTGCCCTTGCTGGCCACCGTGCCGGCAGCGCTGGCGGAAGAGTGGGCCGAGGCCCACGGCTTGCGCGTCAGCCCGCCGCCGATCGACATCCCGCCGTTCACCGTCTCGCTGATTCGCCACGCCGCCAGTGGCGGCGACCCCGGTCTGGACTGGCTGGAGGAGCAGATCATCGCTATCGCCGGGCAATAG
- a CDS encoding MBL fold metallo-hydrolase: protein MRIISAPYHAAARAIRLLPLAIALAGAAAAPTHAAELSPPPQARVQAPGFYRMMLGAFEVTALSDGTVTIPLDQLLRNPQADTARRLAQAHLGTQVETSINAFLIHTGSHLVLVDTGAGDLFGQAGGKLLDSIRAAGYQPEDIDTVLLTHIHADHSGGLTRQGKRMFPAADIRVDQRDVDFWLNPANAGKVAKEERHAFADSEAALRPYIEAGRLKPFVGETELLPGIRAASGAGHTPGHTLYLVESEGRKLVLWGDLIHAQDVQFAKPGVTIRFDVDAAAAAKQRLARMDEAAGQGWLVGAAHIRFPGLGYVSRDGAGYAWQPVPYSLAGLKSAAAPAR from the coding sequence ATGCGCATCATCTCCGCACCATACCATGCCGCCGCCCGCGCCATCCGTCTGCTGCCCCTGGCCATCGCCCTGGCGGGCGCCGCCGCCGCGCCGACGCATGCCGCCGAGCTGTCCCCGCCGCCGCAGGCGCGCGTCCAGGCCCCGGGTTTCTACCGGATGATGCTGGGCGCTTTCGAAGTGACCGCGCTGTCGGACGGCACGGTGACCATTCCGCTGGACCAACTGCTGCGCAACCCGCAGGCGGATACCGCGCGCCGCTTGGCGCAGGCTCACCTCGGCACGCAGGTTGAAACCTCGATCAACGCCTTCCTGATCCACACTGGCAGCCATCTGGTTCTGGTGGACACCGGGGCCGGCGACCTGTTCGGCCAGGCCGGCGGCAAGCTGCTGGACAGCATCCGCGCGGCCGGCTACCAGCCGGAGGACATCGACACGGTTTTGCTCACCCACATCCACGCCGATCATTCCGGCGGCCTGACGCGCCAGGGCAAGCGGATGTTCCCCGCCGCCGACATCCGGGTGGACCAGCGGGACGTGGATTTCTGGCTGAATCCGGCCAATGCCGGCAAGGTAGCCAAGGAGGAGCGCCATGCCTTCGCCGACTCCGAGGCGGCGCTGCGGCCCTATATCGAAGCCGGCAGGTTGAAGCCGTTCGTCGGCGAGACGGAGTTGCTGCCCGGCATCCGCGCGGCATCGGGCGCCGGGCATACCCCGGGGCACACGCTGTACCTGGTGGAAAGCGAAGGCAGGAAGCTGGTGCTGTGGGGCGATCTGATCCACGCGCAGGACGTGCAGTTCGCCAAGCCCGGCGTGACCATACGCTTCGACGTGGACGCCGCCGCCGCCGCCAAGCAGCGGCTGGCGCGGATGGACGAGGCGGCGGGCCAGGGCTGGCTGGTGGGCGCCGCCCACATCCGCTTCCCAGGCCTGGGCTATGTCAGCCGCGACGGCGCCGGCTACGCCTGGCAGCCTGTCCCTTACAGCCTGGCAGGCCTGAAGTCGGCGGCCGCGCCGGCGCGCTAG
- a CDS encoding DUF3079 domain-containing protein: MSSSVPGTAKKFPLHPRHPERICWGCDKYCPAADMACGNGSSRTQHPAEIFGDGWFEPEDGADREA, encoded by the coding sequence ATGTCATCCTCCGTCCCCGGCACCGCCAAGAAGTTTCCCCTCCATCCCCGCCACCCCGAGCGCATCTGCTGGGGCTGCGACAAGTACTGTCCGGCCGCGGACATGGCCTGCGGCAACGGCAGCAGCCGCACCCAGCACCCGGCGGAGATCTTCGGCGACGGCTGGTTCGAACCGGAGGACGGCGCGGATAGGGAAGCGTAG
- a CDS encoding glycine zipper domain-containing protein has product MKRAFVIISLSLAGLAATAQADTSTIVGGALGGAAGAAVGEAVGGRNGAIIGGAVGGGAGAAIGHDYGRKPEPREEDRSYRKHRHHRHHHDRGNFCPPGQAKKGRC; this is encoded by the coding sequence ATGAAGCGCGCATTTGTCATCATTTCGCTGAGTTTGGCCGGATTGGCCGCCACCGCCCAGGCGGACACCTCCACCATCGTCGGCGGCGCGCTGGGCGGCGCCGCGGGCGCGGCGGTGGGCGAGGCTGTCGGCGGCCGCAACGGCGCCATCATCGGCGGCGCGGTCGGCGGCGGCGCGGGCGCGGCCATCGGCCACGATTACGGCCGCAAGCCGGAACCGCGCGAAGAAGATCGCAGCTACCGCAAGCACCGCCATCATCGCCACCATCACGACCGCGGCAATTTCTGCCCGCCGGGACAGGCGAAAAAAGGCCGCTGCTAA
- a CDS encoding alkaline phosphatase family protein has protein sequence MADLATLCPGAAWPDYQGGGLLNLMQTLSLELGGPDLGHAPLTSGALAGIGNHRHVCLILIDGLGDAQLRRLGPDSRLRALQRATISSVFPPTTAAAVTTVLTGRSPAEHGLIGWHLLHGEEIIAPLPLYARHPADAGGQEQHRADTLYRARPMFDRLARPAFLYLPDFIAYSPCSRHHAGHAERVAYRGLADGFARLARRLADPQPAFHYLYLPQLDTLMHEQGPDCDAARALLAEIDAAFAALLDEAGQCDAAVAAIADHGFVAAPDAQWLDVDADPELYGLLARPLSGETRLAYCHAKPGSAARFIELARQRLGHACWVVEGSELRTSGVFGPGPAHPDLARRCGDAVLIAKSGWNLRDTLPGEKTLRLAGVHAGVHPDEQAIPLIVYRG, from the coding sequence ATGGCCGATCTGGCTACCTTGTGCCCCGGCGCGGCATGGCCGGACTACCAGGGCGGCGGGCTGCTCAACCTGATGCAGACGCTGAGCCTGGAACTGGGCGGACCCGACCTGGGCCACGCGCCGCTGACATCCGGCGCGCTGGCCGGCATCGGCAACCATCGCCATGTCTGCCTGATCCTGATCGACGGCCTGGGCGACGCCCAGCTGCGGCGGCTGGGTCCGGACAGCCGGCTGCGCGCGCTGCAGCGCGCGACGATCAGCAGCGTGTTTCCGCCGACCACGGCCGCGGCCGTCACCACGGTGCTGACCGGCCGCTCCCCGGCGGAACATGGGCTGATCGGCTGGCACCTGTTGCACGGCGAGGAAATCATCGCGCCCTTGCCGCTGTACGCCCGCCATCCGGCCGACGCCGGCGGACAGGAACAGCATCGCGCGGACACCTTGTACCGCGCGCGACCGATGTTCGACCGGCTGGCGCGGCCGGCGTTCCTTTACCTGCCGGATTTCATCGCTTATTCCCCGTGCAGCCGCCACCACGCCGGCCATGCGGAGCGCGTCGCCTATCGCGGGCTGGCCGACGGCTTCGCCCGGCTGGCGCGGCGGCTGGCGGATCCGCAGCCGGCCTTCCATTACCTGTACCTGCCGCAGCTGGACACGCTGATGCATGAACAGGGACCGGATTGCGACGCGGCGCGCGCGCTGCTGGCGGAAATCGACGCCGCATTCGCCGCCTTGCTGGACGAGGCCGGCCAGTGCGACGCCGCGGTGGCGGCCATCGCCGATCACGGCTTCGTCGCCGCGCCGGACGCTCAATGGCTGGACGTGGACGCCGATCCGGAGCTGTATGGCCTGCTGGCGCGGCCGCTGTCAGGCGAGACGCGGCTGGCCTACTGCCACGCGAAGCCGGGCAGCGCCGCGCGTTTCATCGAGCTGGCGCGGCAACGCCTGGGCCACGCCTGTTGGGTGGTGGAGGGCAGCGAGCTGCGGACTTCCGGCGTGTTTGGGCCGGGGCCGGCGCATCCGGACCTGGCGCGCCGCTGCGGCGACGCGGTGCTGATCGCCAAGTCGGGCTGGAACCTGCGCGACACGCTGCCGGGCGAGAAGACGTTGCGCCTCGCCGGCGTCCATGCCGGCGTCCACCCGGACGAGCAGGCGATTCCGCTGATCGTCTACCGGGGTTGA
- a CDS encoding helix-turn-helix domain-containing protein encodes MQTQLRRPAPGLEPWIHSFRRYRFEPSDPQVLTLLPGTGAELWLGEDGAAGLLCFRRRIQRIARPALPVFAVRFRAGALPQLCSLPLSLLVDRVTPPARAWPEAGGLWARMARADFDAQCEMAGRFLRGRLRPEPELERMRHLARQIFADSAVFALGEYAVEKGVDRCGLSRRFHASQGVSAKLYHRLCRFEKFLRDAAFQPRPALAGLACEHGYCDQSHLHRDALAFAGQPPARLLRDPALSLFYSPLAGAQASSSPERWPSKG; translated from the coding sequence ATGCAGACCCAACTACGCAGGCCCGCTCCAGGGCTTGAACCCTGGATACACAGTTTTCGCCGCTATCGTTTCGAGCCATCCGATCCCCAGGTTTTGACGCTGTTGCCCGGCACCGGCGCGGAATTGTGGCTGGGCGAGGACGGCGCGGCCGGCTTGCTGTGCTTTCGCAGGCGCATCCAGCGGATCGCGCGCCCGGCGCTGCCGGTCTTCGCCGTACGCTTCCGCGCTGGCGCCTTGCCGCAGCTTTGCTCGCTTCCGCTGTCGCTGCTGGTGGACCGCGTCACGCCGCCCGCGCGCGCGTGGCCAGAGGCGGGCGGCTTGTGGGCGCGCATGGCGCGGGCGGATTTCGATGCGCAATGCGAGATGGCTGGCCGTTTCCTGCGCGGACGGCTGCGGCCGGAGCCCGAGCTGGAGCGGATGCGGCATCTGGCGCGGCAGATATTCGCCGACAGCGCCGTTTTCGCGCTGGGCGAATACGCGGTGGAGAAGGGCGTGGACCGTTGCGGCTTGTCCCGCCGCTTCCATGCCAGCCAGGGCGTGAGCGCCAAGCTCTATCACCGGCTGTGCCGGTTCGAGAAATTCCTGCGCGACGCGGCGTTCCAGCCGCGGCCGGCCTTGGCCGGGCTGGCCTGCGAGCATGGCTATTGCGACCAGTCCCATCTGCATCGCGACGCGCTGGCCTTCGCTGGACAGCCGCCGGCGCGTTTGCTGCGCGATCCGGCGCTGTCCTTGTTCTATTCCCCGTTGGCCGGCGCTCAGGCCAGTTCGTCGCCGGAGCGATGGCCGAGCAAGGGGTGA
- a CDS encoding DUF6506 family protein, whose amino-acid sequence MALKAAFIFIAPHGDPQRHRSTTATPEVEVLTLAVSSYRQAGEVARELAEQGCAAIELCGGFGHQGVAIVAAAVGKLAAVGAVRFDPHPLLGHRSGDELA is encoded by the coding sequence ATGGCCCTGAAAGCCGCCTTTATCTTCATCGCCCCGCATGGCGACCCTCAACGCCATCGATCCACGACCGCTACGCCGGAAGTGGAGGTCCTCACCCTCGCCGTCTCCAGCTACCGCCAGGCCGGCGAAGTCGCCCGCGAACTGGCTGAACAAGGCTGCGCCGCCATCGAGCTATGCGGCGGCTTCGGCCATCAGGGCGTCGCCATCGTCGCCGCCGCGGTCGGCAAGCTGGCCGCCGTCGGCGCGGTGCGCTTCGATCCTCACCCCTTGCTCGGCCATCGCTCCGGCGACGAACTGGCCTGA
- a CDS encoding RidA family protein, giving the protein MKVGFFHCWLGIYDFEVAPACGGWRSIEMGEIKQMALTALNPDTVFDSLQYGFSQAVAVPAMARRLLLSGQVGVDREENTVAPDLAGQTEQALDNIERVLAAAGGRMDQVAMLRIYIAESARHEQQVIADALRARFPRNPPASSWILVSGLSLPEWLIEIEAEAVLPG; this is encoded by the coding sequence ATGAAAGTAGGATTCTTCCATTGCTGGCTGGGTATCTACGATTTCGAGGTGGCGCCGGCCTGCGGAGGATGGCGTTCAATTGAAATGGGAGAAATCAAGCAGATGGCTTTGACTGCATTGAATCCAGACACGGTGTTTGACAGCCTGCAATATGGCTTCAGCCAAGCTGTGGCGGTGCCGGCGATGGCGCGGCGCCTGTTGTTGTCTGGCCAGGTAGGCGTGGATCGCGAAGAGAACACGGTAGCGCCGGATCTGGCGGGACAGACCGAGCAGGCGCTGGATAATATCGAGCGGGTATTGGCGGCGGCGGGTGGCCGGATGGATCAGGTGGCGATGCTGCGCATCTATATCGCCGAATCTGCCCGGCACGAACAGCAGGTTATCGCTGATGCGTTGCGCGCTCGTTTTCCCCGCAATCCGCCCGCCAGTTCATGGATTCTGGTCAGCGGCTTGTCGTTGCCGGAATGGTTGATAGAAATCGAAGCCGAGGCGGTTTTGCCTGGCTGA
- a CDS encoding putative quinol monooxygenase, with amino-acid sequence MFPLIVTLEAKTEADVPAIAAALARMRPRCLAEPGCLLWEAYHSEADPKVFVLVEHWQSRAHWEAHGKLDAIQTIYLPEVLPRARRAAHPSVRLGG; translated from the coding sequence ATGTTTCCCCTGATTGTGACCTTGGAAGCGAAAACAGAGGCCGATGTGCCGGCCATCGCCGCCGCGCTGGCGCGGATGCGGCCGCGGTGCCTGGCCGAGCCCGGCTGCCTGCTGTGGGAGGCCTACCATTCCGAGGCCGATCCCAAGGTGTTCGTGCTGGTCGAGCATTGGCAAAGCCGCGCGCATTGGGAGGCGCATGGCAAGCTGGACGCGATCCAGACCATTTATTTGCCCGAGGTGCTGCCGCGCGCGCGCCGCGCCGCGCATCCGTCGGTTCGGCTGGGCGGTTGA
- a CDS encoding nuclear transport factor 2 family protein — protein sequence MLDKSCAEELAREWIDAWNSHDLARILAHYRDDFEMSSPYIAELAGEPSGRLQGKPAVAAYWAEALRRLPDLRFEHLATLTGADSLTIHYRGARGLAAEVLWLDEAGKIRRAAAHYQ from the coding sequence ATGCTGGACAAGTCATGCGCCGAAGAACTGGCGCGGGAATGGATAGACGCCTGGAACAGCCATGACCTGGCGCGCATCCTGGCGCATTACCGCGACGATTTCGAAATGAGCTCGCCCTATATCGCCGAGCTGGCCGGCGAGCCGTCCGGCCGGCTGCAAGGCAAGCCGGCGGTGGCCGCCTACTGGGCCGAGGCGCTGCGGCGGCTGCCCGACCTGCGTTTCGAGCATCTGGCCACGCTGACCGGCGCGGATTCGCTGACGATACATTACCGCGGCGCGCGCGGCCTGGCGGCCGAGGTGCTGTGGCTGGACGAGGCCGGCAAAATCCGGCGGGCGGCGGCGCATTACCAATGA
- a CDS encoding AAA family ATPase, translating into MIESVLLLVSGLPGSGKSTLARGMAEALAWPCLDKDDFLEALFDARGIGDAAWRRALSREADSRFLAALQAAPRAVACSWWRHPRGEGGSGTPIGGLARPGRLVLELHCRCPAELAAARFARRVRHPGHLDAQRDPGALSLQLRRAERLGPLGLGQCLILDASVQTDLSGALAWTRDALAAGALADPPRHP; encoded by the coding sequence ATGATTGAGTCCGTCCTGCTGCTGGTCAGCGGCTTGCCCGGCAGCGGCAAGAGCACGCTGGCGCGCGGCATGGCCGAGGCTTTGGCTTGGCCATGCCTGGATAAAGATGATTTTCTTGAAGCGCTGTTCGACGCGCGCGGCATTGGCGATGCGGCCTGGCGCAGGGCCTTGAGCCGCGAGGCCGACTCGCGTTTTCTGGCGGCGCTGCAGGCCGCGCCGCGCGCCGTGGCCTGTTCCTGGTGGCGGCATCCGCGGGGAGAGGGCGGCTCAGGCACGCCGATAGGGGGCTTGGCGCGGCCTGGACGCTTGGTGCTGGAGCTGCACTGCCGCTGTCCCGCCGAATTGGCCGCCGCGCGTTTCGCCCGCCGCGTCCGCCACCCCGGCCATCTGGATGCGCAGCGCGATCCCGGGGCCTTGTCGCTGCAGTTGCGCCGCGCCGAGCGTTTAGGCCCTCTGGGCCTGGGGCAATGCCTGATTCTGGATGCCTCGGTCCAGACCGACTTGAGCGGGGCGCTGGCGTGGACGCGTGATGCGCTTGCCGCCGGCGCGCTTGCCGATCCGCCGCGGCATCCGTAG
- a CDS encoding YkgJ family cysteine cluster protein: MADINRLETWIKYKNGLCDDCMASCCTMPVEVKLPDLVRIGVIDEFELEEPIKGIAKRLEKQRVIQHFNFKNSLFTLAQRANGDCLYLDAQTRRCTIYERRPNTCRNHPKVGPKPNFCAYTRDSRPRLK; encoded by the coding sequence GTGGCCGACATCAACCGCCTGGAAACCTGGATCAAGTACAAGAACGGCCTGTGCGACGACTGCATGGCGTCCTGTTGCACGATGCCGGTGGAGGTGAAGTTGCCCGACCTGGTGCGCATCGGCGTGATCGACGAGTTCGAGCTGGAAGAGCCGATCAAGGGCATCGCCAAGCGGCTGGAGAAGCAGCGCGTGATCCAGCATTTCAACTTCAAGAACAGCCTGTTCACGCTGGCGCAGCGGGCCAATGGCGACTGCCTGTACCTGGACGCGCAAACGCGGCGCTGCACCATCTACGAGCGCCGTCCCAACACGTGCCGCAACCATCCCAAGGTCGGTCCCAAGCCCAATTTCTGCGCCTATACCCGCGATAGCCGTCCGCGTTTGAAATAA
- a CDS encoding DMT family transporter translates to MQTIFPLLAFLVGVVVPLQAAVNNQLRLLLGNSTLLAALVSFGTGCLTLALLSLATGQRWQNLAALARVEWWMLLGGVLGAGFVFGTTLLAPRLGVATMVSLIIAGQVFTSLCFDRFGWLMMPLRELSAARLAGAALVVAGVLLVNFGDRWFGR, encoded by the coding sequence ATGCAGACGATTTTTCCCTTGCTGGCTTTCCTGGTCGGCGTGGTGGTGCCGCTGCAGGCGGCGGTCAACAACCAGTTGCGCCTGTTGCTGGGCAACAGCACGCTGCTGGCGGCGCTGGTATCGTTCGGCACCGGCTGCCTGACGTTGGCGCTGCTGTCGTTGGCGACTGGCCAGCGCTGGCAAAATTTGGCGGCGCTGGCCCGCGTCGAATGGTGGATGTTGCTGGGCGGGGTGCTGGGCGCGGGTTTCGTGTTCGGCACCACCTTGCTGGCGCCGCGGCTAGGCGTGGCGACCATGGTTTCGCTGATCATCGCCGGCCAGGTGTTCACCTCGCTGTGCTTCGACCGTTTTGGCTGGCTGATGATGCCCTTGCGCGAGTTGAGCGCGGCCAGGCTGGCCGGCGCGGCGCTGGTGGTGGCGGGCGTGCTGCTGGTGAATTTCGGCGACCGCTGGTTCGGGCGCTGA